tgttataCATATTGTTGTCGAAAAGCCTATCActtattttagttgtttttattcattttctttagtTCATAGGTGATGAgttgagaacaaaaaaaataaaaaaaagtgatGAGTTTTTTTTCCGTAACAGAGTgcacaaaaatttatatatctatcatATTCGTACAtagatttctttttaaaaaaaaaagtaatggacCCCGATATAATAGGAATCAAATGAGAGATTATAGAATACCAAACACGTTAATAGATAGTTATATATTAAGCAGTTGGCATATTAgcagttatattatatatagattctctgttttttttaagttggacTAAACTATTATCAATAGTTCATACagcaaaattaatagaatagactgGAAAATTCTCAAACCTATAGTAGAGAATCCTGAGTGGTATATAAATTGATAATGCATGGTATTTTATAGGTAATGTTTATACGGATACTAATATTAACATTTACTTCATTGCTAGTTTTATCAATTTTGATAGTTCATATTACTTCATGATCACCATAGGAtttacaagaagaagaaaaggaaacatGTCTCATATATAGCAAACAAATTACACTCTGAATGTCATTTCTAACACACATCGACCAACAGCCCCATCGATAATTGATTAGCAATTGAAAAATATGAGCGAAATATGTCACAATGCATAAGTAAAGGGGCCAATTGTAAATTTGTCGAATATTAATGGTTTAGTATGTGAATAAACCAAAGAACTTGTGGTTCTGTCTCTTCTCCTAAACCTCAATCGCCGATCGGCCAGAAGCCAACAACGACGACGGAACATCCCACGAGAGAGTGATATACAATGGCGGCGAGCCTTATGAGCAGAGCCGTCTCTAGAACCGAAACCTTCGGCGCTTTCAGACTCTCGCTCAACCTCCTGAGAAACTTCTCAGcgccggcggcggcggcggcatCTCCGGCCACTGAAAACCCTAGCTCCGATCCGATTAAAGCTAAACGAAGGAAGAGTAAGAAGAATCTAATCGAGGTCGCTCAGTTCTTACCCAATTGGGGAATCGGATATCACATGGCTAAAGCTCACTGGAGCGGAGTGTCTTATGAGATCACTAAGATCAATCTCTACAAGGTTTCGCCTTTTCGCTCTCTCATGCCTCTCCCGTTAATTTTTATCTTATGGGTTCTCATCGTTTGGTGAATTGGATTCGTTTCGTGATTGAAAGGTTTAACATTTGGGGAATTTGAAAATGTTTCCATCACCAGATCATTagggttttttttgtttgattgcaGGATGGTAGACATGGAAAAGCGTGGGGGATTGTTCACAAAGATGGtgagttttttgttttcatcatctcttctcttattactctttgtttttttttaagtaatgCTATGTACCTTAGGGAGAAAAGACTTAATATTTGTATAACGTTTTCTTCATGTATAAGAAGAGTATCCACTAATGAAAACTAGATAATCAAAGTTGCATTGGTGTGTTAGGAGATGCACTTTTGTTTAGTCCACACACTAAAGTTATTGCAGCTTCAGTGTGACTAACATATTTCTCAAAATGCAGGCTTGCGAGCTGCGGAAGCTCCAAAGAAGATAAGCGGAGTTCACAAACGTTGCTGGAAGTATATCCCTAACCTGTCAAAGGCCACACCTGCAGTAAACTCTGCAACTGCCGCCCAAGTACAAGCTGCCTGATCTGTCTATTTGTGGGTACTTCTTTTCTATTTTCCTGTTCTTTTTCCTTTGGAAGATACAGCTTTTGTTATTTGATAGTCCCCTCTCAATGTGCCGGTAGCTTTGTAAGGAATGATCCATAATCTTCTTTGTCTAAAATTGATATGAGACTAAACTAAAAAGGAGAATTCACAGTTATATGCAATTCCAATCTAAATATTATATCGATAAAAAGgtaagaaaattttcatttttcctttttgttttcttttgaataaCTATTAAAGAAACGGTGAGTTTCCCCTTTAGCCAACATAGTTACATGCTGATACGGCCACTGGTACTGACAGTGACTACTGTGATTAGTTTCATCAATGCCCTTCATCttgtatataatttttcatttgACCAGAATACATTTTAATTGGTATGAAAAAATTTCAACCTTACTttgaaaggaaaaagaaaaacataattcaCTAATTGAGGAAATTCAAAGTGGAATCATGAGATATGAATCCGTACCACGGGATCTAACAATGGTTAAAAAGCACTCGGTGACCGAAATAAATATATTCCAGACTTGAGGGAGACAAAAAGaagtaattttgtttttgaagacaagaaataaaagagaaataattaaaagaacAGAACACAACAGAAGCTGCTCTTTTGTCCGaagcttcttcctttctctttctccaacatttcttctctctgcaagtaaattataaaccaaagtaaacaaaatcagcttcttcttttttgtaataattgttatttattttctctCTGCAAGTAAATTATTCCTCTTTGCTTTAATCTTCAAGAAACATGCCTTCTTTTGCTTTTGGATCTCCTCATCACCATTTGGCGACTCCCGGAGGCGGAGACTCGCCTTACTCCGTCGAAGTTAGCATCGACGGCGACTCCTCCGACTTGGATTCCTTGTCTGAAGTCGATTTAGAGAGCGGTGGTGTGACGTCTCCTGTGAAGAAGCTACATTCTGGTGGTGGTAAGAGGAGGGCGAGGAGGagaaagacaaagaagaagaggaaagaagGTGGAGATTGCAGGATCTGTCATCTGCCTTTAGAGGCTAACAAAGAagatgaacaagaagaagaaaacgaagcaagagaaggtgaagaagaagagtattaTGGGCTGCCTTTGCAATTGGGTTGCTCTTGTAAAGGTGATTTGGGTGTAGCTCACAGCAAGTGTGCTGAAACTTGGTTCAAGATTAAAGGAAACATGTAAGTGTCCTCAATTATTCTCAAAGacttcatttatttatttttttctcttttatttctaGAAAATTCTACATTGAGGAAACTTATTgaggaaacaaaattaaatgtttttatgtACCTTGATCTATTTTCTTGTCTGATTATTATAGTAGAGATCTATATCTTCTCAAAAGTATTGTATCTACTGAAGATGGAATCTACAGTTTAAGTGACTACCAATTATTCAATTTCTGTTCCCATGTGTTTTCAATTTGTGTCTCATCTTCCTATTTTGCACATTTGGACTGATTGTGTGTTGTCAAAGCATGTTTATGTGATTTGCTTTGCATTGAGAATCTTGCAGTCCCTAATTTTGCTTAGTTTGATTCTCTTACTAGTAACCATTACGTCTTTGCATTATCTTAAGTAGTAGTAACTAAACGGCAGAGTTCGATTTTCTTCTTGTGTGTTTGGAAGTTGAAATTCTCTAAAGACTATACTGATATTGTTTCTGTGAATCTGAGCAGGACATGTGAGATATGCGGCGCAATGGCTATAAACGTTGCTGGCGAACAGTCAAACCAAGAGAGCAACGCCTCTGCCCATTCACAAACAACTGCAGGACAAACTCAGACAGAGGCACGGGGAACCTGGCATGGTCGCCGTGTTATGAACTTCTTACTTGCCGTTGTGATCTTTGCGTTCATTGTTTCTTGGCTTTTTCATTTCAAAGTCCTGAAGTGAAACAAATTTCATCTCACTcactctctttcttctcctGTTCTTGAACCCTTGCTGTCACTAAATTAGTCCCTCTTGTCGCTTGATTGTTCACACGTTTTGTAGCTGTATAAACTTAGTCTGAAACTCAATTCACCACAAACAGAAATCACTAGACAGAGTTTTAGATTAGTCACAAGACTCATAACAATGTTGGTCTAGGAAACAGAGTAAGAAAATCTTGACCAACTTATATGCCAAAGGGTTCAATAGTCTTTGAGTTACTTGGAACAGGAGCTAACGGTGCAGTTTACATAGGATCCCTATAAGATTAAAGACTTAAGTTTTAACATCATAAAGAATGGTGGAGCCATATATTAACATTCAGCTACAGTACAGAACCTATAGTGAAATTTTTGGGgaaaaagtgattttttttgtaggacaaacattaattaaattaaataaagtaaAAGGAAAAATGATCATTTTTTCCTGTGACAAGTTTTCCACGAAGTTTCCTCTCTTTTACTAAATCAACGTTCTCGGTCTCGGTCAATGTAGATAGAGTCAACGTTTCACGTACCTAAACTCCTCTTAGTTTCATTATTTCTCAACATATCTTGCTAGAGAGCTTTGTTGGTCTTCTCACTACCACACAAAATGGCCTCTTCTTTTTTCCTTCCcactgttgctgctgctgcagcAGCCTTTAGCTTCTTCACCctttttgggaagttcagattcCATAAAAAGATAGATCCTTCTTCTCTATCTCCTACATCAACTCCAACTACTTTGTCTCACAATTGTACACACCATGTCTTTCCAAGCTTCCGGGGGGAGGATGTCCGCAGAGACTTTTTCAGTCACATTCGGAAAGAATTTCAAAGAAAAGGAATCACACCTTTCAACGATAATAAGATCAAGAGAGGAGAATCCATCGGTCCCGAACTCATAGGGGCTATTAGAGGATCTAAGATAGCGGTAGTCTTGATCTCGAGGAACTATGCTTCTTCCAAATGGTGTCTTGACGAGTTGGTGGAGATAATGAAGTGCAGGGAAGAGTTGAGTCAAACTGTGATGGCCATTTTCTATAAAGTAGATCCGTCTGATGTTAAGAAGCTCACAGGAGATTTTGGAAAGGTTTTCAGAAAAACTTGTGCGGGTAAAAGTAAGGAGGACACTGAGAGATGGAGACAAGCTTTGGCAAAAGTGGCCACGGTCGCTGGTTACCA
This genomic stretch from Raphanus sativus cultivar WK10039 chromosome 3, ASM80110v3, whole genome shotgun sequence harbors:
- the LOC130509301 gene encoding uncharacterized protein LOC130509301, with amino-acid sequence MAASLMSRAVSRTETFGAFRLSLNLLRNFSAPAAAAASPATENPSSDPIKAKRRKSKKNLIEVAQFLPNWGIGYHMAKAHWSGVSYEITKINLYKDGRHGKAWGIVHKDGLRAAEAPKKISGVHKRCWKYIPNLSKATPAVNSATAAQVQAA
- the LOC108847576 gene encoding uncharacterized protein LOC108847576, translating into MPSFAFGSPHHHLATPGGGDSPYSVEVSIDGDSSDLDSLSEVDLESGGVTSPVKKLHSGGGKRRARRRKTKKKRKEGGDCRICHLPLEANKEDEQEEENEAREGEEEEYYGLPLQLGCSCKGDLGVAHSKCAETWFKIKGNMTCEICGAMAINVAGEQSNQESNASAHSQTTAGQTQTEARGTWHGRRVMNFLLAVVIFAFIVSWLFHFKVLK